In Arachis hypogaea cultivar Tifrunner chromosome 17, arahy.Tifrunner.gnm2.J5K5, whole genome shotgun sequence, a single window of DNA contains:
- the LOC140180560 gene encoding pentatricopeptide repeat-containing protein At3g02330, mitochondrial-like translates to MTYVFKVFDRMPQRDIISWNTILFGFAGIRNTKFAQYLVDSMPERDVVSWNSMLSSCSSIRDYCFGLQVHCLASPLGFNNVVTTSALFIEGLKLFKDTLKAGIGRSHLGFDEISLSSALIACASIKGQLDIIQLHGLTVICNSTFDICIANAILDMYGKCGGLVEACLIFDEMEKRDVISWNAIIVAHEQNEEIEKILSFFVSMLRQIVEPDDSTYGSVVKACAGLQALKYGMDIHGQIVNSGLESESFLGNFIVDMYCKCGMLEEVEKIHYRLDGQTMVLWNSMISRFSLQK, encoded by the exons ATGACCTATGTATTcaaggtgtttgatagaatgccaCAAAGGGATATAATCTCATGGAACACCATATTGTTTGGCTTTGCTGGAATTAGGAACACCAAGTTTGCACAGTACTTGGTTGATTCAATGCCAGAGAGAGATGTGGTTTCTTGGAACTCTATGCTCTCAT CATGTTCAAGTATTAGAGACTATTGCTTTGGTCTTCAAGTGCATTGCCTTGCAAGTCCTTTGGGTTTCAATAATGTTGTAACGACTAGTGCTCTG TTTATTGAGGGTTTAAAACTGTTTAAGGATACATTGAAGGCTGGTATAGGG AGATCACATCTTGGCTTTGATGAAATTAGTTTGTCTAGTGCTTTGATTGCTTGTGCATCAATCAAAGGGCAGTTGGATATAATTCAACTTCATGGATTAACGGTCATATGTAATTCAACGTTTGATATTTGTATTGCAAATGCTATTTTAGACATGTATGGTAAATGTGGAGGTCTGGTAGAAGCTTGTTTAATATTTGATGAGATGGAAAAAAGGGATGTTATTTCTTGGAATGCAATCATTGTAGCTCATGAACAAAACGAGGAAATAGAGAAAATACTTTCATTCTTCGTTTCAATGCTGCGACAAATAGTGGAACCAGATGATTCTACTTATGGTAGTGTTGTAAAAGCATGTGCTGGTTTGCAAGCTTTAAAGTATGGTATGGATATTCATGGACAAATTGTTAACTCAGGGTTGGAGTCAGAAAGTTTTCTTGGTAATTTCATTGTTGATATGTATTGCAAGTGTGGAATGCTAGAGGAGGTTGAAAAGATTCATTACAGATTAGACGGGCAAACAATGGTTTTGTGGAATTCAATGATTTCAAGATTCTCATTGCAAAAGTAA
- the LOC114925634 gene encoding pentatricopeptide repeat-containing protein At3g02330, mitochondrial-like: MTYVFKKFDRMSQRDIILGNTMLFGYAEIGNTEFAQYLFDSMPERDVISWNSMLSCYLQNGIGDYCLGLQVHCLASPLGFNNVVMTSALVDMYSKCKKLDNTLQFIESLKLFKDTLKADIGVSQSTYASAFRSYARLAALSLGTQLHGHTFTEVEKRDVISWNAIIAVHEQNEEVEKTLSFFVSMLRPTVEPNDFTYDYGTNIHGQIVNSGLGLESFLGSFIVDMYCKCGMLEEVEKIHYRLKEANNGFVEFNNFKILIAKANYVELGKQIHVQILKLHLYLDVYIASTLVDMYSKCGNIQDSRLMFEKAPKKEYVTWSAMICAYTYNGLGGDAIKLFKDMQLWNMKSNHTTFSSVIRACAHMGYVDRRLHYFRKMQNHYGLDLYV; this comes from the exons ATGACCTATGTATTCAAGAAGTTTGATAGAATGTCACAAAGGGATATAATCTTAGGGAACACCATGTTGTTTGGCTATGCTGAAATTGGGAACACCGAGTTTGCACAGTACTTGTTTGATTCAATGCCAGAGAGAGATGTGATTTCTTGGAACTCTATGCTCTCGTGCTATTTACAAAATG GTATTGGAGACTATTGCTTAGGTCTTCAAGTGCACTGCCTTGCAAGTCCTTTAGGTTTCAATAATGTTGTAATGACTAGTGCTCTAGTAGATATGTATTCAAAGTGTAAGAAACTAGACAATACTCTTCAG TTTATTGAGAGTTTAAAACTGTTTAAGGATACATTGAAGGCTGATATAGGGGTGAGTCAATCAACCTATGCTAGTGCATTTAGGTCTTATGCAAGATTAGCTGCATTAAGCTTAGGTACACAACTGCATGGTCATACTTTTACAGAG GTGGAAAAAAGGGATGTTATTTCTTGGAATGCAATCATTGCAGTTCATGAACAAAATGAGGAAGTAGAGAAAACACTTTCATTCTTCGTTTCAATGCTGCGACCAACAGTGGAACCAAATGATTTTACTTATG ACTATGGTACGAATATTCATGGACAAATTGTTAATTCAGGGTTGGGGTTAGAAAGTTTTCTTGGTAGTTTCATCGTTGATATGTATTGCAAATGTGGAATGCTAGAGGAGGTTGAAAAGATTCATTACAGATTGAAGGAGGCAAACAATGGTTTTGTGGAATTCAATAATTTCAAGATTCTCATTGCAAAAGCAAA TTATGTTGAACTTGGAAAGCAAATTCATGTTCAAATCTTAAAGCTACATTTGTATTTGGATGTGTATATAGCCAGCACTCTTGTAGATATGTATTCAAAGTGTGGAAATATACAGGATTCCAGACTAATGTTTGAGAAGGCACCTAAGAAGGAGTATGTGACTTGGAGTGCTATGATTTGTGCATATACATACAATGGTCTTGGAGGAGATGCAATTAAATTATTTAAGGATATGCAACTTTGGAATATGAAATCGAATCATACAACTTTTAGTTCAGTCATCAGAGCTTGTGCGCATATGGGTTATGTGGACAGAAGACTCCATTACTTTCGGAAAATGCAAAACCACTATGGTTTAGATCTATATGTGTAG
- the LOC112763106 gene encoding pentatricopeptide repeat-containing protein At3g02330, mitochondrial-like — protein MGFDNNVVTTSALVDMYSKYKKLDNALYVFYEMPKNNLVCWSTVIIACVQNDQFIKSLKLFKDTLTAGIGVSQSTYASALSFCAGLTAFRLGTQLYGYTLKFSFGYDTTMETSNLDIGLLDMIQLHGLAFDIYAANVVLDILIFKKAPKKKFVAWSAMICAYAYHGLGGDAVKLFEDMKLLNVKLNHTIFISILRACAHMGFVDRRLYYFRKIQNHYGLDLHVERYLCMVDLLGRSEHVNEALKLIQSMLFEVLIWRSIRK, from the exons ATGGGTTTTGATAATAATGTTGTAACGACTAGTGCTCTAGTAGATATGTATTCAAAGTATAAGAAGCTAGACAATGCTCTTTATGTTTTCTATGAAATGCCCAAAAATAATTTGGTATGCTGGAGTACTGTAATTATAGCTTGTGTTCAAAATGATCAGTTTATTAAGAGTTTAAAACTGTTTAAGGATACATTGACGGCTGGTATAGGAGTGAGTCAATCAACCTATGCTAGTGCACTTAGCTTTTGTGCAGGATTAACTGCATTCAGACTAGGTACACAATTGTATGGTTAtactttaaaattttcttttggaTATGATACTACGATGGAAACTTCCAACTTGGACAT AGGCCTGTTGGACATGATTCAACTACATGGATTAGCATTTGATATCTATGCTGCAAATGTTGTTTTAGACAT ATTAATATTTAAGAAGGCACCTAAGAAGAAGTTTGTGGCTTGGAGTGCTATGATTTGTGCATATGCATACCATGGTCTTGGAGGAGATGCAGTTAAGTTATTTGAGGATATGAAGCTTTTGAATGTGAAATTGAATCATACAATTTTTATTTCAATCCTCAGAGCTTGTGCACATATGGGTTTTGTGGACAGAAGGCTCTATTACTTCCGGAAAATACAAAACCACTATGGTTTAGATCTACATGTGGAGCGTTATTTATGTATGGTAGACCTTCTTGGGAGATCCGAACATGTAAATGAAGCATTAAAGCTTATTCAAAGCATGCTTTTTGAAGTCTTGATTTGGCGCAGCATTCGCAAATGA